From the Lactuca sativa cultivar Salinas chromosome 9, Lsat_Salinas_v11, whole genome shotgun sequence genome, the window atatgtaaggtatttattagaaagggtttatatatgtaatgtattcaatacattaaagcctcattaattttaataattcaaaaaatttctcatttttcttataaattcaaactttttaaattattaaaatttcatatattttttttttttataaataaacccatgtaatacatgggtgtcACACCTAGTTGTTAATAAGCCaaaaaaacataatcaaaataattattataaagaaagttCATTTATTGTAGGAAAGACATTACATGAAAAACAAAGGATGGAAAAACAGGTTTACTAGAACAATAATAGAAATTTTTGGTTTATGTCTTCCATGTCATTGTAGAAATCAGAATAGTTAGCGGAATGCATTTAACATTATCAATGAggttttttcttttccttttcctttaatgGACTCTTAGTTGACAAAGATGTGCAGATGTGCGACAGGTCCTTGACCAATGGCCTGTGCTACCACATCTATAACATGAACCATCAGATTTCTGTGATGTCCCAGCATCATGCCTTGCTACTTTGGCCTTGTCTTGTGTATGGACATTGCTTCTTTGTGAAGATTGGTAATTACTCCTTTTCTGGTCACGACCACGATTATTACCTTGTCCATAACCAGAATTGTGGTTATGATTATGGATTTGGTTTCGATTAAAATAGTCATGGCCTCGTCCTCGACCACGACCACACCCTCGTTCACGTGTATTGTTTCAATGACCATTAGTATTTGTAGCATTTTCTTCAGGAAGTGCTACTGATCCCGTTGGACGAGATTCATGGTTTTTCATCAAGAGCTCATTATTTTGCTCTGCAACAAGCAGGCATGCATTCAGTTCAAAATATCTTGTGAACTTTCGCAACCGATATTGTTGCATCAAGGTAATGTTTGTTGCATGAAACGTGGAGTAAGTTTTCTCCAATATATCTTCATCAGTAACTTCTTGTCCACAATACTTGAGTTGTGAACATATTATGAACAAAGTTGAGTTGTACTCATTTACTTTCTTGAAGTCTTGAAACCTTAGTGTTCTCCATGCATCTCTagcatttaaaagtataacttccTTTTGATGATCAAATCTTTCTTTCAATAGATTCCAGAGAATACTTGGATTAGTAATATCAAGATATTCAAATCTCAACATTTCATCAATATGCTTACAAAGGAAAACTTGTGCTTTCACCTTGTCTTGTGCCAAAAAGTTATTAAATTCATATATAGCATTTGAGATTCCCATAGACTCAAGATGCATTTTTGCATCTATCATCCATGACACATAGTTTTTCTCACTAACTTCAAGTGCTGCAAACTCGAGCTTTGCAATGTTGGACGTATTGTAACTATAAATTTAAACAAAATAAcaagataaaaaataaaatccatttatttcaatatgtATTGCACAAAACAGAAGCGGGAGAAGATTCATCCCATACAAGACTAAGAAATGATAAAATAGATTAGGATAAAATATATTTGGCATGAGATTGAAAAATAGGAAGCTAAGTGCTATGGTCATTATTGTTGTGTGAGTCACAAAGGAATGAATCATTTTGATCTTGATGACCTTGAGCAGGATAGGATAGATGTGAATGTCTACATATCTAGAGATACAAGATTAGTCTACCAAAGCTCTAAAGTTGCTACTTTCATCATTTATGTGAaattttatttttcacaattcttCTTATTTGCCCTTATTTCTATAAAATTTATTTCCAATGAATTAGTTGACTTCTATTAACATACATAAAAGTGCTAACTATCGTATTGTAATTTTTTTCCTTTGGTGGTAATGTAAAATGATCAAATTACGCTTTTTGACCAACTGTCACTTATTAAATTTTCTTGTATTTTTCTCACTTGTTCACTTCTTTCTTACTTTCTAAACATCCAAATCCAAGTTTTTGGTTGTTACAAGGAAATCATAGACGGATGTAGAGGGGATGTAGAGTTGTGCCATAATTTAATAAGCCTAATGAAATAGAATTCTCGTAATATCCATGTAAGCTTTTAAAATGAGGTGTAGTATCCATGTATTAAGCTTTTAACCATTTTTCTTCAAATCGTCACTATAACTTGTTATACCTACAATAAATGGTTATATTGATATATATTCTTTAAGCATATTAAAAGAGTTTAATGATAAATCAGGTAAAAAAAATACATTCGGTGACTAAACGGTAAATATCATTACCCTTATTATAAGTTATTAACGGTAACCTGATATTCTTTATAATATGAACATATAAGATAAAATTATGCATTTATAATTATTCAAATCAATTTCAAATTTACCGTAATTCATATAAAAACATATGTGTTACACAATTTCCACTTTCCACCCAAACAAACATATATATCTTATAACATTACTAATGATAACTAAATATACACTAAAGATAGAATGTTTTTATAAAACGTTCCCATAATAAAATATAACAACCTTAACACAAGGGCAGATAAAACTTTCTTTCCTGATATAATGATGATCTGGGACACGTAGGGCATTACTTTAACaacttttttattataaaaaaaataattttacaaggtataaataataaagtataatacaaacaactttttttatataaaaaataaaaatattggaGAGAATTGGTCTGATATTCTGTTTTGTTAGACACAGAGGAGACTATAAATACACCCAAACGACATCATATTTGGCAGCCACATGGACTAAAATGGCAGCCTTGTATTCCGCCCTCTTCAACTTTTATTCCACACGCtgaggaaaaaaaaaataaaccctaaatgattttataaatatCACAAATCATAACAGCCCAAATCACCGGTTTTTAATCCGATACATTGCGGTTTGTTTCGATATTTCCTTAaatttcttcttttttcttcttctgTGTGATCGTTATTTTTGGATGTCAACCGGTGGCGCCACTACGAACCCCATCGCCGGCAGTCCCAGAATCGGCATACAGTCAACCCATCGCCGCCGTACACCGGAACTAATGCCTGACCCGGTTGTTCCGACGATAGAGTCGCCGCCTACCGAAACCCCAAATGGGTATCAGTGTAATGGTTATTTAGATTATGTTTCAGAAACGACGGTTAACTGTTTAGGGTGTTGTACCGCCacttgccaccaccaccaccaccaccataacaACTACTTCTTTCTACGAAAAGGGTCGCCGGAAAAACGGATTTTGAAGTCTTTGAGACAAGGGAAAAATCTAGGGCGTACCCTGTTTGGGTTTCTGATTGTGTTGGTGGTTTTTACGGTTTTTCTGAAGACTGCATATATGGCGGGGAGTCACGTGGCGGAGGCGGAAGGTGGTTATAACGCCGGAATGTTCATCTTGAGGGACTATAAACGCGATTCCGTTAAGGCGCAGAGAGTTTTATCAGACATTGATTCTTCCATGCCCATGAGAGCATTTGAAAAATACTCGAAGCATTCTGTAAGCATACATCTTTTTCTCATTTCCTTTTTTCTATTTCGAAATATCCTTAAATCGAAGAATTTTGATTTATAGAAATACAAAATCATGATCTAAGAGCTTAAATCTTCTGGGTTTTGTGGTTTAGATTTTAATTAATGATTCGAGTTTATTTAAATTGAAAAATCGAGTCTTTAAATTTCATATTTTCTGGGTTTCTACTCAACCCAATATAGAAAAAATCATAATTACCGAGATTGATTTTTAGTTCAATTTTTTATTGGGTTATAATCATAAATCATCGGATATTTTAATggaattatatttatatttttttatttgatttggtCAAGAACAAGGGAGTGGGCATCAACAATGAAATATAGTCTTTATAGAATTTTGACGTTTGGCAATTGACCATAAGTCAAGCTAAGGTGAAAATTGAAATTGGGTTTCTACCCATTATCTTTTATGGCCTTTCCACTACTAGATCCTGAAATTACCTTTCTACCCTCGTTAGAATGGAAAGTTCTTATTATCATGGGTAGATAAGTAGATTTCTTTGAGGTCATAAAATGCCAAAAAAGATTATTAATTTAATCTTTAAAAGcgcatttttttaaataataaaaaaaatggaatATAGGAGGCTATTTTTTTATTAGATTTCTTTCAGGATTCTCATAAACTTCCAAAACagattattattaatttaattgtaAAAATTACAAAACGCAATTTTATTTGGACACATGGAGCAATATAGAAGGGTGATTTAACCTGTGTAATTTCTTTGTTTTTATCCCACaggttgaagaaatctggatgaaaCCAAACAGCAATGACTATCATCAATGCATTGTTAGACCCAAAAACCGTATAAGTTAGTAGTCGAAATTATTCTTGTTTTTATCACATAATTCACCATCAAAATCGAATATTAATGTCATTTTCTAAACTATTTATTCGTTTTCTTATAGAAACAAACTCTGCGACAAATGGGTATCTTCTTGTTCATGCCAACGGTGGATTAAATCAAATGAGAACCGGGGTGAGTTGTCGATCAAAAGATTCTTATGTATTTTCATATTAGTGTAACGAAATAAAACTTTCTATTTTTGGAAAATCTCTAACTTATTATCATGATAGATATGTGACATGGT encodes:
- the LOC111882734 gene encoding uncharacterized protein LOC111882734; the protein is MPYVSQIIIISGKKVLSALVLSYNTSNIAKLEFAALEVSEKNYVSWMIDAKMHLESMGISNAIYEFNNFLAQDKVKAQVFLCKHIDEMLRFEYLDITNPSILWNLLKERFDHQKEVILLNARDAWRTLRFQDFKKVNEYNSTLFIICSQLKYCGQEVTDEDILEKTYSTFHATNITLMQQYRLRKFTRYFELNACLLVAEQNNELLMKNHESRPTGSVALPEENATNTNGH